The Proteiniphilum propionicum genome contains the following window.
CGTTTTACACTAAACTGTTTCCTGCAATCATGCAGGGAGAGAGGAGTGAGGCTTCTATTATTGCTGCTCTGGAGAGAGTGTTTAAGTACAGAAATCTGTTCGATGCCGTCGCAATAATAAGGGGTGGTGGAGCTGCCTCCGATCTGAGTTGTTTCGACTCTTATCTGTTGGCTACAAACGTTGCCCAGTTCCCTCTTCCTGTAGTAAGTGGTATAGGACACGAAAGAGATGTCACAGTGCTTGATGTTGTTGCTCATACTCGTGCAAAAACACCTACTGCCGTTGCCGAGTTTTTCATTGGACACCTTTCAAAAACGGCAACACATCTTATTGATATGGAAAAAAGGATGATAACCGTCAGCGAATCGGTGATGGTAAAAGAGAGATCAGACCTGTTCTCGCTTTCTAAAGATGTGGTACATAAATCAGTCCTTATGTTGCAAAAAGAAGTTTCAAGAGTGATGCAGATGTCGGCAACGATGAAGCATTCTCTTCGGCAATTGCTGCAGGCCCAGTATCATTTTGTTGATACAAGGGAGCATTTTGTCCGGGCTGTGTCTCCGGAAAATGTGCTTAAACGGGGATATACACTTACCGTGAAGAATGGGAAAATTGTTACATCTATGCGTGATATTGCTGTAGACGATATAATTGAAACCCGTTTTAAAGATGGATTTTCTACATCGTTAGTCTCCAAATTGGAGGTGTACAATGAAAATGTAAAGCGAAACCGTTTATAGAAATAGTAATTTCAGTAATAGTTCGGTAAATAGATACTCAACGCTGCATAAATAATTGACTATGAGTGACATGCATTGAGCTTATGTCTTCAGTAAATCAACTGATAACGGTAGTCCGCAACAAGAGGTACCGAAGTGTTGTTAAGAAAAACATAAATAGTTAAATGGAGAAATTGACTTATACTCAGGCCAAAAAAGAACTCGAGACAATTGTCTTGGCCATTGAATCGGGAGAGTTGGATGTGGATGCCCTCACCGATAAGGTGAAAAGGGCGTCGGAACTGATTGCTTTTTGTAAGGAAAAGCTGACCAGGACAGATAAGGAACTGCAAAAAATATTGGATGATATCGAATGACCCCTGAAAAGAAGTATAGTGTGATCATTGTAGCCGGCGGAAAGGGGATTCGTGCCGGTGGAGAGCTGCCTAAACAGTTCATTTTGATAGGAGGAAAACCGGTTTTGATGCATTCCATACAGGCTTTTCATGATTACAGCGACAAGATGCGTATTGTGGTTGTTCTTCCAGATGGATTCCAAGCTCTATGGAAAGAGCTTTGTAACAAGTATCAGTTTATAGTGCCTCATATCTTAACCACTGGTGGGGATACAAGGTTTCACTCAGTAAAAAAAGGATTAAAATTTATTTCGGAGGATGAGACTGTAGGTGTGCATGATGCAGCCCGCCCTTTTATAACGCCTGGACTAATCAGACGTTGTTTCGATGCGTCCTGCCGATACAGTTGCGGGGTTGTTCCCGTAGTGGATGAGGTGAACAGTGTTCGTGTACTTTCAGAAAAAGGAAGCCGTATCTTCGACCGGAAGCTGCTCAAAATAGTGCAAACTCCTCAGGTGTTCCCGGCACAAGTGTTGAAAAAAGCATACGAAACTAGTTTTGACCCAGCCTTTACCGACGATGCATCCGTAGCCGAAAAATATGGACTGAAAATTATGCTGACTGATGGGGAAGAGTCCAATATAAAAATTACCACTCCTTTCGATATAGTGATAGCTGAGCATTATCTAAATTATTTGGCAAAACGATAGCATTAATGCTTTTTCTTCAGAAATCCGTATAAAATGAGCGTTTTTTTAAAATTGTCTTTCCATTTTGTCAAAAACTCATAGAAATTTATTACTTTTGACGATATAATGTAGATTAAATTTACTATGGAAAAAATTGACAAGCTAGACAGACAAATACTGGAGATTATTTCACAAAACGCCCGAATTCCATTCAGAGATGTAGCTGAACAATGCGGGGTCTCGCGTGCAGCAATACATCAGCGGGTTCAGCGAATGATAGAAAACGGCGTCATCACCGGGTCGGGATATCATGTAAACCCTAAAGTGCTTGGATATGCATCGAGTGCATATATCGGGGTGAAACTGGAAAAAGGCTCTATGTACAAAAACGTTATCCCCGAGTTTGACAAGATTCCCGAGGTTACGGAGTGTCATTTCACCACGGGGCCATATACCCTGCTTGTAAAGCTCTATGCCCGCGATAACGAACATCTGATGGATTTACTGAATAACCGTATTCAGGAGATTCCCGGCGTGGTGGCAACAGAGACCATGATTTCGTTGAGCCAGGGTGTAAAACGCGAGATCCCTATTATGAAGGGAAGTGCAAAAGAGTAGGAGATTTTTGTATCGGTTATCATGCAAAACAATTTAATCGGAGAACCGGTATGAAGGATGCCTGCTGCCATGTATGCTATGTTGAACTGAAAAATATTCAATAATAATAACAGTATGGAAAAAAGT
Protein-coding sequences here:
- the xseA gene encoding exodeoxyribonuclease VII large subunit; translation: MIESSFSLSELNRRVKYAIRNQLPDSYWVRAETSDVRRNQNGHCYLEFVEKDATTQSIIAKARGVIWSNVFQMLSLYFEKETGQQFTSGLNVLARVSVEFHELYGYSLSVVDIDPSFTVGEIARNRRLVLNKLKEEGVLTLNKELTMAELSNRIAVISSPTAAGYEDFRDQLLKNQGGFAFYTKLFPAIMQGERSEASIIAALERVFKYRNLFDAVAIIRGGGAASDLSCFDSYLLATNVAQFPLPVVSGIGHERDVTVLDVVAHTRAKTPTAVAEFFIGHLSKTATHLIDMEKRMITVSESVMVKERSDLFSLSKDVVHKSVLMLQKEVSRVMQMSATMKHSLRQLLQAQYHFVDTREHFVRAVSPENVLKRGYTLTVKNGKIVTSMRDIAVDDIIETRFKDGFSTSLVSKLEVYNENVKRNRL
- the xseB gene encoding exodeoxyribonuclease VII small subunit: MEKLTYTQAKKELETIVLAIESGELDVDALTDKVKRASELIAFCKEKLTRTDKELQKILDDIE
- a CDS encoding 2-C-methyl-D-erythritol 4-phosphate cytidylyltransferase codes for the protein MTPEKKYSVIIVAGGKGIRAGGELPKQFILIGGKPVLMHSIQAFHDYSDKMRIVVVLPDGFQALWKELCNKYQFIVPHILTTGGDTRFHSVKKGLKFISEDETVGVHDAARPFITPGLIRRCFDASCRYSCGVVPVVDEVNSVRVLSEKGSRIFDRKLLKIVQTPQVFPAQVLKKAYETSFDPAFTDDASVAEKYGLKIMLTDGEESNIKITTPFDIVIAEHYLNYLAKR
- a CDS encoding Lrp/AsnC family transcriptional regulator — encoded protein: MEKIDKLDRQILEIISQNARIPFRDVAEQCGVSRAAIHQRVQRMIENGVITGSGYHVNPKVLGYASSAYIGVKLEKGSMYKNVIPEFDKIPEVTECHFTTGPYTLLVKLYARDNEHLMDLLNNRIQEIPGVVATETMISLSQGVKREIPIMKGSAKE